The Falco naumanni isolate bFalNau1 chromosome 1, bFalNau1.pat, whole genome shotgun sequence genome window below encodes:
- the TRIM37 gene encoding E3 ubiquitin-protein ligase TRIM37 isoform X7 yields the protein MDEQSVESIAEVFRCFICMEKLRDARLCPHCSKLCCFSCIRRWLTEQRAQCPHCRAPLQLRELVNCRWAEEVTQQLDTLQLCNLTKHEENEKDKCENHHEKLSVFCWTCKKCICHQCALWGGMHGGHTFKPLAEIYEQHVTKVNEEVAKLRRRLMELISLVQEVERNVEAVRSAKDERVREIRNAVEMMIARLDTQLKNKLITLMGQKTSLTQETELLESLLQEVEHQLRSCSKSELISKSSEILMMFQQVHRKPMASFVTTPVPPDFTSELVPAYDSTTFVLENFSTLRQRADPVYSPPLQVSGLCWRLKVYPDGNGVVRGYYLSVFLELSAGLPETSKYEYRVEMVHQSTNDPTKNIIREFASDFEVGECWGYNRFFRLDLLANEGYLNRQNDTVILRFQVRSPTFFQKCRDQHWYIAQLEAAQTSYIQQINNLKERLAIELSRTQKSRGISPPDTHLSPQNDDGPETRSKKSGQSTEVLLESVATPGLVRDSKEEEEEKIQHEDFNHELSDGDLDIDLAGEDEVNHLDGSSSSASSTATSNTEENDIDEETMSGENDVEYSSNMELEEGDLMEDAAAAATPGASGTSHGYTSASGRPSRRGGSALGSTSSSSLLDIDPLILIHLLDLKDRNGMENLWGLQPRPPASLLQNRASSYSLKDRDQRRHQAMWRVPPDLKMLKRLKTQMAEVRSKMSDVKNQLSEVRSSNAGSCDGQPSFFSIEQGALAACGTDSCSKLQEIGMELLTKSSVTSCYIRNSSSKKSNSPKPLRSGAAGSLSLRRAMDLGDSGLRLKGDSQTAEGGIGSSKLSSRHHSARPLANSGASEALPKPEERPCETSDSDAGVSGLNGLAAVEKTRKVSALGSNSKGCRTEGAQSGGLENSSETGDVQGMLSEGASAGPEEGMSSDSDIECDTENEEQEDATSASEGFSHAFSAQSSGEGRIDASERCSAFPEGDQGCADDLSFVAGEDGTRRLTGDR from the exons AGCATTGCTGAAGTATTCCGATGTTTTATTTGTATGGAGAAATTGCGTGATGCACGTCTGTGTCCTCATTGCTCCAAGCTGTGCTGTTTCAGTTGTATTCGG CGTTGGCTGACTGAACAAAGAGCTCAGTGCCCTCATTGTAG AGCGCCACTGCAGCTACGAGAGCTCGTAAACTGTCGTTGGGCAGAAGAGGTCACGCAGCAGCTTGATACACTTCAACTGTGCAATCTCAcaaagcatgaagaaaatgaaaaagacaa GTGTGAAAATCATCATGAAAAGCTTAGTGTTTTCTGCTGGACCTGTAAGAAGTGTATCTGCCACCAGTGCGCGCTTTGGGGAGGGATG catGGAGGACATACTTTTAAGCCACTGGCAGAAATCTATGAGCAACATGTCACAAAAGTAAACGAAGAAGTGGCAAAGCTGAGGCGAAGACTCATGGAATTGATCAGTTTGGTGCAAGAAGTG GAGAGGAATGTGGAGGCAGTGCGTAGTGCGAAGGATGAGCGAGTTCGGGAAATCAGGAATGCAGTGGAGATGATGATTGCCCGGTTAGACACTCAGCTGAAGAATAAGCTTATAACGTTAATGG gtCAAAAGACATCACTTACTCAAGAAACTGAGCTTCTGGAATCCCTGCTTCAAGAAGTAGAACATCAG TTAAGATCATGCAGTAAGAGTGAGTTGATATCCAAAAGTTCAGAGATCCTGATGATGTTCCAGCAGGTTCATCGGAAGCCTATGGCCTCGTTTGTCACTACTCCTGTCCCCCCAGACTTCACAAG TGAATTGGTTCCAGCCTATGACTCAACTACGTTTGTCTTGGAAAACTTCAG TACATTGCGTCAGCGAGCAGATCCTGTTTACAGTCCACCTCTTCAAGTGTCAGGACTTTGCTGGAGATTAAAAGTTTATCCA GATGGAAATGGAGTGGTACGGGGCTACTACCTGTCTGTGTTCTTGGAGCTGTCCGCTGGGTTGCCAGAGACATCCAA GTATGAGTACCGTGTAGAAATGGTTCACCAGTCCACCAACGATCCCACGAAAAACATAATTCGAGAGTTTGCCTCCGATTTTGAAGTTGGAGAATGCTGGGGTTACAACAGATTCTTTCGTTTAGACTTGCTAGCCAATGAGGGCTACTTAAACAGGCAGAATGACACTGTGATCCTCAG GTTCCAGGTGCGCTCGCCAACCTTCTTCCAAAAGTGCCGAGACCAGCACTGGTACATTGCTCAATTGGAAGCAGCTCAGACAAGTTACATCCAACAAATAAATAACCTGAAAGAA AGGCTTGCGATTGAACTTTCACGGACTCAGAAATCACGAGGCATTTCACCTCCAGACACTCATCTTAGTCCCCAGAATGACGATGGTCCAGAAACAAGATCAAAGAAATCTGGACAAAGCACTGAAGTACTACTTGAGAGTGTTGCTACTCCAGGATTAGTGCGAGATagcaaggaagaggaggaagagaagatcCAGCATGAAGACTTCAAT cACGAGCTCTCTGATGGTGACTTGGATATAGatcttgctggagaagatgaggTGAACCACCTTGATGGTAGCAGCTCTTCAGCTAGTTCGACAGCAACTagtaacactgaagaaaatgataTTGATGAAGAAACTAT GTCTGGAGAAAATGATGTGGAATATAGCAGTAATatggagctggaggaaggagatctGATGGAggatgcagcagctgctgctactCCTGGAGCATCAG GTACTAGCCATGGCTACACCAGTGCAAGTGGAAGACCTTCAAGGCGAGGAGGAAGTGCCCTAGGCTCAACATCTAGTAGCAGTTTGCTAGATATAGATCCCTTAATTTTAATCCACTTGTTGGATCTAAAAGACAGAAATGGTATGGAAAACCTTTGGGGCCTGCAGCCACGTCCACCTGCCTCccttctgcagaacagag CATCATCCTATTCTCTAAAAGATCGAGATCAGCGGAGACACCAGGCAATGTGGCGCGTGCCACCTGACTTGAAGATGCTGAAAAGACTTAAAACACAGATGGCTGAAGTCCGAAGCAAAATGTCTGATGTCAAAAACCAGCTGTCAGAAGTGAGGAGCAGCAATGCTGGCTCATGCGATGGACAGCCCAGCTTCTTCTCCATTGAGCAAGGCGCTCTGGCTGCCTGCGGAACGGacagctgcagcaagctgcAAGAAATAGGAATGGAACTACTGACAAAATCTTCAGTTACCAGTTGTTACATAAGGAATT cttcAAGTAAGAAAAGTAACTCACCCAAACCTCTTCGctctggagcagcaggcagTCTGTCTTTACGAAGAGCTATGGACCTTGGGGACAGCGGTCTGCGTTTAAAGGGAGACAGTCAGACTGCTGAAG GTGGCATAGGGAGCTCAAAGCTGAGCAGTCGGCATCACTCTGCCAGGCCCCTGGCTAACAGCGGTGCTTCCGAGGCACTGCCGAAGCCAGAGGAAAGACCTTGTGAAACTTCAGATTCCGATGCGGGAGTTTCTGGCTTAAATGGCTTAGCTGCTGTAGAAAAGACCAGAAAAGTCAGTGCTCTAGG ATCAAATTCAAAAGGATGTCGTACAGAAGGAGCACAGTCAGGTGGTCtggaaaacagctctgaaacGGGTGACGTGCAGGGTATGCTTTCGGAAGGTGCTTCTGCAGGGCCGGAGGAAG GCATGAGCAGTGACAGTGACATTGAATGTGACACAGAGAACGAAGAGCAGGAAGATGCCACCTCTGCCTCGGAGGGGTTTAGCCACGCCTTCTCTGCCCAGTCCTCGGGCGAAGGTAGAATTGATG CCTCGGAGCGGTGCTCTGCGTTCCCGGAGGGTGATCAAGGCTGCGCTGACGATCTCAGCTTTGTGGCTGGAGAAGACGGCACCAG GAGACTGACAGGGGACAGGTGA
- the TRIM37 gene encoding E3 ubiquitin-protein ligase TRIM37 isoform X2, with the protein MDEQSVESIAEVFRCFICMEKLRDARLCPHCSKLCCFSCIRRWLTEQRAQCPHCRAPLQLRELVNCRWAEEVTQQLDTLQLCNLTKHEENEKDKCENHHEKLSVFCWTCKKCICHQCALWGGMHGGHTFKPLAEIYEQHVTKVNEEVAKLRRRLMELISLVQEVERNVEAVRSAKDERVREIRNAVEMMIARLDTQLKNKLITLMGQKTSLTQETELLESLLQEVEHQLRSCSKSELISKSSEILMMFQQVHRKPMASFVTTPVPPDFTSELVPAYDSTTFVLENFSTLRQRADPVYSPPLQVSGLCWRLKVYPDGNGVVRGYYLSVFLELSAGLPETSKYEYRVEMVHQSTNDPTKNIIREFASDFEVGECWGYNRFFRLDLLANEGYLNRQNDTVILRFQVRSPTFFQKCRDQHWYIAQLEAAQTSYIQQINNLKERLAIELSRTQKSRGISPPDTHLSPQNDDGPETRSKKSGQSTEVLLESVATPGLVRDSKEEEEEKIQHEDFNHELSDGDLDIDLAGEDEVNHLDGSSSSASSTATSNTEENDIDEETMSGENDVEYSSNMELEEGDLMEDAAAAATPGASGTSHGYTSASGRPSRRGGSALGSTSSSSLLDIDPLILIHLLDLKDRNGMENLWGLQPRPPASLLQNRASSYSLKDRDQRRHQAMWRVPPDLKMLKRLKTQMAEVRSKMSDVKNQLSEVRSSNAGSCDGQPSFFSIEQGALAACGTDSCSKLQEIGMELLTKSSVTSCYIRNSSSKKSNSPKPLRSGAAGSLSLRRAMDLGDSGLRLKGDSQTAEGGIGSSKLSSRHHSARPLANSGASEALPKPEERPCETSDSDAGVSGLNGLAAVEKTRKVSALGSNSKGCRTEGAQSGGLENSSETGDVQGMLSEGASAGPEEVFCLQGQATLITTSTSALESLQHFIPVGYYGMSSDSDIECDTENEEQEDATSASEGFSHAFSAQSSGEASERCSAFPEGDQGCADDLSFVAGEDGTRRLTGDR; encoded by the exons AGCATTGCTGAAGTATTCCGATGTTTTATTTGTATGGAGAAATTGCGTGATGCACGTCTGTGTCCTCATTGCTCCAAGCTGTGCTGTTTCAGTTGTATTCGG CGTTGGCTGACTGAACAAAGAGCTCAGTGCCCTCATTGTAG AGCGCCACTGCAGCTACGAGAGCTCGTAAACTGTCGTTGGGCAGAAGAGGTCACGCAGCAGCTTGATACACTTCAACTGTGCAATCTCAcaaagcatgaagaaaatgaaaaagacaa GTGTGAAAATCATCATGAAAAGCTTAGTGTTTTCTGCTGGACCTGTAAGAAGTGTATCTGCCACCAGTGCGCGCTTTGGGGAGGGATG catGGAGGACATACTTTTAAGCCACTGGCAGAAATCTATGAGCAACATGTCACAAAAGTAAACGAAGAAGTGGCAAAGCTGAGGCGAAGACTCATGGAATTGATCAGTTTGGTGCAAGAAGTG GAGAGGAATGTGGAGGCAGTGCGTAGTGCGAAGGATGAGCGAGTTCGGGAAATCAGGAATGCAGTGGAGATGATGATTGCCCGGTTAGACACTCAGCTGAAGAATAAGCTTATAACGTTAATGG gtCAAAAGACATCACTTACTCAAGAAACTGAGCTTCTGGAATCCCTGCTTCAAGAAGTAGAACATCAG TTAAGATCATGCAGTAAGAGTGAGTTGATATCCAAAAGTTCAGAGATCCTGATGATGTTCCAGCAGGTTCATCGGAAGCCTATGGCCTCGTTTGTCACTACTCCTGTCCCCCCAGACTTCACAAG TGAATTGGTTCCAGCCTATGACTCAACTACGTTTGTCTTGGAAAACTTCAG TACATTGCGTCAGCGAGCAGATCCTGTTTACAGTCCACCTCTTCAAGTGTCAGGACTTTGCTGGAGATTAAAAGTTTATCCA GATGGAAATGGAGTGGTACGGGGCTACTACCTGTCTGTGTTCTTGGAGCTGTCCGCTGGGTTGCCAGAGACATCCAA GTATGAGTACCGTGTAGAAATGGTTCACCAGTCCACCAACGATCCCACGAAAAACATAATTCGAGAGTTTGCCTCCGATTTTGAAGTTGGAGAATGCTGGGGTTACAACAGATTCTTTCGTTTAGACTTGCTAGCCAATGAGGGCTACTTAAACAGGCAGAATGACACTGTGATCCTCAG GTTCCAGGTGCGCTCGCCAACCTTCTTCCAAAAGTGCCGAGACCAGCACTGGTACATTGCTCAATTGGAAGCAGCTCAGACAAGTTACATCCAACAAATAAATAACCTGAAAGAA AGGCTTGCGATTGAACTTTCACGGACTCAGAAATCACGAGGCATTTCACCTCCAGACACTCATCTTAGTCCCCAGAATGACGATGGTCCAGAAACAAGATCAAAGAAATCTGGACAAAGCACTGAAGTACTACTTGAGAGTGTTGCTACTCCAGGATTAGTGCGAGATagcaaggaagaggaggaagagaagatcCAGCATGAAGACTTCAAT cACGAGCTCTCTGATGGTGACTTGGATATAGatcttgctggagaagatgaggTGAACCACCTTGATGGTAGCAGCTCTTCAGCTAGTTCGACAGCAACTagtaacactgaagaaaatgataTTGATGAAGAAACTAT GTCTGGAGAAAATGATGTGGAATATAGCAGTAATatggagctggaggaaggagatctGATGGAggatgcagcagctgctgctactCCTGGAGCATCAG GTACTAGCCATGGCTACACCAGTGCAAGTGGAAGACCTTCAAGGCGAGGAGGAAGTGCCCTAGGCTCAACATCTAGTAGCAGTTTGCTAGATATAGATCCCTTAATTTTAATCCACTTGTTGGATCTAAAAGACAGAAATGGTATGGAAAACCTTTGGGGCCTGCAGCCACGTCCACCTGCCTCccttctgcagaacagag CATCATCCTATTCTCTAAAAGATCGAGATCAGCGGAGACACCAGGCAATGTGGCGCGTGCCACCTGACTTGAAGATGCTGAAAAGACTTAAAACACAGATGGCTGAAGTCCGAAGCAAAATGTCTGATGTCAAAAACCAGCTGTCAGAAGTGAGGAGCAGCAATGCTGGCTCATGCGATGGACAGCCCAGCTTCTTCTCCATTGAGCAAGGCGCTCTGGCTGCCTGCGGAACGGacagctgcagcaagctgcAAGAAATAGGAATGGAACTACTGACAAAATCTTCAGTTACCAGTTGTTACATAAGGAATT cttcAAGTAAGAAAAGTAACTCACCCAAACCTCTTCGctctggagcagcaggcagTCTGTCTTTACGAAGAGCTATGGACCTTGGGGACAGCGGTCTGCGTTTAAAGGGAGACAGTCAGACTGCTGAAG GTGGCATAGGGAGCTCAAAGCTGAGCAGTCGGCATCACTCTGCCAGGCCCCTGGCTAACAGCGGTGCTTCCGAGGCACTGCCGAAGCCAGAGGAAAGACCTTGTGAAACTTCAGATTCCGATGCGGGAGTTTCTGGCTTAAATGGCTTAGCTGCTGTAGAAAAGACCAGAAAAGTCAGTGCTCTAGG ATCAAATTCAAAAGGATGTCGTACAGAAGGAGCACAGTCAGGTGGTCtggaaaacagctctgaaacGGGTGACGTGCAGGGTATGCTTTCGGAAGGTGCTTCTGCAGGGCCGGAGGAAG TCTTCTGCCTTCAGGGACAAGCCACATTGATAACTACCTCCACATCTGCACTAGAATCTCTCCAACACTTCATTCCTGTTGGGTATTATG GCATGAGCAGTGACAGTGACATTGAATGTGACACAGAGAACGAAGAGCAGGAAGATGCCACCTCTGCCTCGGAGGGGTTTAGCCACGCCTTCTCTGCCCAGTCCTCGGGCGAAG CCTCGGAGCGGTGCTCTGCGTTCCCGGAGGGTGATCAAGGCTGCGCTGACGATCTCAGCTTTGTGGCTGGAGAAGACGGCACCAG GAGACTGACAGGGGACAGGTGA
- the TRIM37 gene encoding E3 ubiquitin-protein ligase TRIM37 isoform X1, protein MDEQSVESIAEVFRCFICMEKLRDARLCPHCSKLCCFSCIRRWLTEQRAQCPHCRAPLQLRELVNCRWAEEVTQQLDTLQLCNLTKHEENEKDKCENHHEKLSVFCWTCKKCICHQCALWGGMHGGHTFKPLAEIYEQHVTKVNEEVAKLRRRLMELISLVQEVERNVEAVRSAKDERVREIRNAVEMMIARLDTQLKNKLITLMGQKTSLTQETELLESLLQEVEHQLRSCSKSELISKSSEILMMFQQVHRKPMASFVTTPVPPDFTSELVPAYDSTTFVLENFSTLRQRADPVYSPPLQVSGLCWRLKVYPDGNGVVRGYYLSVFLELSAGLPETSKYEYRVEMVHQSTNDPTKNIIREFASDFEVGECWGYNRFFRLDLLANEGYLNRQNDTVILRFQVRSPTFFQKCRDQHWYIAQLEAAQTSYIQQINNLKERLAIELSRTQKSRGISPPDTHLSPQNDDGPETRSKKSGQSTEVLLESVATPGLVRDSKEEEEEKIQHEDFNHELSDGDLDIDLAGEDEVNHLDGSSSSASSTATSNTEENDIDEETMSGENDVEYSSNMELEEGDLMEDAAAAATPGASGTSHGYTSASGRPSRRGGSALGSTSSSSLLDIDPLILIHLLDLKDRNGMENLWGLQPRPPASLLQNRASSYSLKDRDQRRHQAMWRVPPDLKMLKRLKTQMAEVRSKMSDVKNQLSEVRSSNAGSCDGQPSFFSIEQGALAACGTDSCSKLQEIGMELLTKSSVTSCYIRNSSSKKSNSPKPLRSGAAGSLSLRRAMDLGDSGLRLKGDSQTAEGGIGSSKLSSRHHSARPLANSGASEALPKPEERPCETSDSDAGVSGLNGLAAVEKTRKVSALGSNSKGCRTEGAQSGGLENSSETGDVQGMLSEGASAGPEEVFCLQGQATLITTSTSALESLQHFIPVGYYGMSSDSDIECDTENEEQEDATSASEGFSHAFSAQSSGEGRIDASERCSAFPEGDQGCADDLSFVAGEDGTRRLTGDR, encoded by the exons AGCATTGCTGAAGTATTCCGATGTTTTATTTGTATGGAGAAATTGCGTGATGCACGTCTGTGTCCTCATTGCTCCAAGCTGTGCTGTTTCAGTTGTATTCGG CGTTGGCTGACTGAACAAAGAGCTCAGTGCCCTCATTGTAG AGCGCCACTGCAGCTACGAGAGCTCGTAAACTGTCGTTGGGCAGAAGAGGTCACGCAGCAGCTTGATACACTTCAACTGTGCAATCTCAcaaagcatgaagaaaatgaaaaagacaa GTGTGAAAATCATCATGAAAAGCTTAGTGTTTTCTGCTGGACCTGTAAGAAGTGTATCTGCCACCAGTGCGCGCTTTGGGGAGGGATG catGGAGGACATACTTTTAAGCCACTGGCAGAAATCTATGAGCAACATGTCACAAAAGTAAACGAAGAAGTGGCAAAGCTGAGGCGAAGACTCATGGAATTGATCAGTTTGGTGCAAGAAGTG GAGAGGAATGTGGAGGCAGTGCGTAGTGCGAAGGATGAGCGAGTTCGGGAAATCAGGAATGCAGTGGAGATGATGATTGCCCGGTTAGACACTCAGCTGAAGAATAAGCTTATAACGTTAATGG gtCAAAAGACATCACTTACTCAAGAAACTGAGCTTCTGGAATCCCTGCTTCAAGAAGTAGAACATCAG TTAAGATCATGCAGTAAGAGTGAGTTGATATCCAAAAGTTCAGAGATCCTGATGATGTTCCAGCAGGTTCATCGGAAGCCTATGGCCTCGTTTGTCACTACTCCTGTCCCCCCAGACTTCACAAG TGAATTGGTTCCAGCCTATGACTCAACTACGTTTGTCTTGGAAAACTTCAG TACATTGCGTCAGCGAGCAGATCCTGTTTACAGTCCACCTCTTCAAGTGTCAGGACTTTGCTGGAGATTAAAAGTTTATCCA GATGGAAATGGAGTGGTACGGGGCTACTACCTGTCTGTGTTCTTGGAGCTGTCCGCTGGGTTGCCAGAGACATCCAA GTATGAGTACCGTGTAGAAATGGTTCACCAGTCCACCAACGATCCCACGAAAAACATAATTCGAGAGTTTGCCTCCGATTTTGAAGTTGGAGAATGCTGGGGTTACAACAGATTCTTTCGTTTAGACTTGCTAGCCAATGAGGGCTACTTAAACAGGCAGAATGACACTGTGATCCTCAG GTTCCAGGTGCGCTCGCCAACCTTCTTCCAAAAGTGCCGAGACCAGCACTGGTACATTGCTCAATTGGAAGCAGCTCAGACAAGTTACATCCAACAAATAAATAACCTGAAAGAA AGGCTTGCGATTGAACTTTCACGGACTCAGAAATCACGAGGCATTTCACCTCCAGACACTCATCTTAGTCCCCAGAATGACGATGGTCCAGAAACAAGATCAAAGAAATCTGGACAAAGCACTGAAGTACTACTTGAGAGTGTTGCTACTCCAGGATTAGTGCGAGATagcaaggaagaggaggaagagaagatcCAGCATGAAGACTTCAAT cACGAGCTCTCTGATGGTGACTTGGATATAGatcttgctggagaagatgaggTGAACCACCTTGATGGTAGCAGCTCTTCAGCTAGTTCGACAGCAACTagtaacactgaagaaaatgataTTGATGAAGAAACTAT GTCTGGAGAAAATGATGTGGAATATAGCAGTAATatggagctggaggaaggagatctGATGGAggatgcagcagctgctgctactCCTGGAGCATCAG GTACTAGCCATGGCTACACCAGTGCAAGTGGAAGACCTTCAAGGCGAGGAGGAAGTGCCCTAGGCTCAACATCTAGTAGCAGTTTGCTAGATATAGATCCCTTAATTTTAATCCACTTGTTGGATCTAAAAGACAGAAATGGTATGGAAAACCTTTGGGGCCTGCAGCCACGTCCACCTGCCTCccttctgcagaacagag CATCATCCTATTCTCTAAAAGATCGAGATCAGCGGAGACACCAGGCAATGTGGCGCGTGCCACCTGACTTGAAGATGCTGAAAAGACTTAAAACACAGATGGCTGAAGTCCGAAGCAAAATGTCTGATGTCAAAAACCAGCTGTCAGAAGTGAGGAGCAGCAATGCTGGCTCATGCGATGGACAGCCCAGCTTCTTCTCCATTGAGCAAGGCGCTCTGGCTGCCTGCGGAACGGacagctgcagcaagctgcAAGAAATAGGAATGGAACTACTGACAAAATCTTCAGTTACCAGTTGTTACATAAGGAATT cttcAAGTAAGAAAAGTAACTCACCCAAACCTCTTCGctctggagcagcaggcagTCTGTCTTTACGAAGAGCTATGGACCTTGGGGACAGCGGTCTGCGTTTAAAGGGAGACAGTCAGACTGCTGAAG GTGGCATAGGGAGCTCAAAGCTGAGCAGTCGGCATCACTCTGCCAGGCCCCTGGCTAACAGCGGTGCTTCCGAGGCACTGCCGAAGCCAGAGGAAAGACCTTGTGAAACTTCAGATTCCGATGCGGGAGTTTCTGGCTTAAATGGCTTAGCTGCTGTAGAAAAGACCAGAAAAGTCAGTGCTCTAGG ATCAAATTCAAAAGGATGTCGTACAGAAGGAGCACAGTCAGGTGGTCtggaaaacagctctgaaacGGGTGACGTGCAGGGTATGCTTTCGGAAGGTGCTTCTGCAGGGCCGGAGGAAG TCTTCTGCCTTCAGGGACAAGCCACATTGATAACTACCTCCACATCTGCACTAGAATCTCTCCAACACTTCATTCCTGTTGGGTATTATG GCATGAGCAGTGACAGTGACATTGAATGTGACACAGAGAACGAAGAGCAGGAAGATGCCACCTCTGCCTCGGAGGGGTTTAGCCACGCCTTCTCTGCCCAGTCCTCGGGCGAAGGTAGAATTGATG CCTCGGAGCGGTGCTCTGCGTTCCCGGAGGGTGATCAAGGCTGCGCTGACGATCTCAGCTTTGTGGCTGGAGAAGACGGCACCAG GAGACTGACAGGGGACAGGTGA